CGTAGGCGGCGATGGTATCGCGGGCGTCGGGACCGTCTTCCAGCATGAACATGCCGCGCGCCTTGGATGTGAACAACGGCTTGAACACCGCGCGCCCGTAGTCGCGGACAGCGGCAAGGGCGTGGTCCACGTCTTCCGTTATGGTGGTGGGCGGCATGGGAATGTTGCCGCTTTGCAGAGTCACGGTGCAGGACAGGCGGTCCAGCACACGCATGATTTTGTAAGGGTCTGAAAACACGGGCAGGCCGCGTTCGCGGAGCAGGCGCAGGATTTCCAGCCTGTCCAGCAGGTCCGGGGAATACCATGAGCCGATTTTCTTGACGATGAGCGCGTCAAGGGTGGAGATGTCTGTATCTTCGTACCAGCACCTGCCGGAGGGCAGGTCCAGCCGCACCTTGTCCATTTCTATGAGCAGCCGGTAGCCGGTGCTCTTTTCCACCGTGTCTGCGAGCAGTTCCGAAGACCACCCGCCTTTGGTGCCGACAACGCCTATTTTCACTTCTTGTACCTCGCGGGATTGGATCAATAGAAGAGGACATCGCGCGGCAGCCGGAAGTGCTGCCACGGGGCGTCTCTGTGCGCCAGCAGTTTTTCCATGAGGAAATGCGCCCGCAGGTACATTTCTCTGGCAAAGGAGAAATTCAGTTCGTATCGCGTGGAAGAGTAGAACGACCGCGCCAGTGCAAACCCAAGCCGCGCCTCAAAGGTGGCATCGCCGCTGTGATGGGCGTAGCTTGCAGCAAAGGTGAAGAATTCCTGTATGGCCCAGTTCAGCCTGTGGCGCAGGCTGGGTTCGAAGATGGGCATACGGAAGTTGGAAACCATGAACACGGAGGCGTCCTGAACGTAGTCGTAATCGCGGGAGCGGTGCAGGTCTATGTACCGCACTGCCTGCTGCACATGGTCGTAGACAATGTTGTTCAGGTTGAAGTCGCCGTGGATGAGCACGGTGAAGGGGGCTTCCAGCTCCTGTTCCAGCGCGTAACAGGCGTTTACCAGCGCGTCTGTGGACAGGACGCAGGCACTTCCCACATCCAGTGCCTTGCGGAACAGTTCGGGGTGCACCTGCTGCACGGAAGGCAGGCGCGATTTGAGCTGGGCGATGTAGTCCGTGGGCACGGGGGTATCAAGGCGGGTTT
This region of Desulfovibrio psychrotolerans genomic DNA includes:
- a CDS encoding GAK system ATP-grasp enzyme, yielding MKIGVVGTKGGWSSELLADTVEKSTGYRLLIEMDKVRLDLPSGRCWYEDTDISTLDALIVKKIGSWYSPDLLDRLEILRLLRERGLPVFSDPYKIMRVLDRLSCTVTLQSGNIPMPPTTITEDVDHALAAVRDYGRAVFKPLFTSKARGMFMLEDGPDARDTIAAYARDYRILYIQKAINLEGGKDLGIVFLGGQYLTTYARCKTNDSWNTTTVNGGKYALYQPSADVIAVAHKAQQLFGLDFTCVDVALTDDGPYVFEVSAFGGFRGILDTSGLDAAQLYLDYVMKETAR